The Halorubrum salinarum genome segment GCTGCGATCATGGACTTCTTTGACAACGGATACGAACATCAAACTGTACACGCCGAACGACACCGGCGATGAGGACTCCCGCGTCGGACCAGCAAGCACGAACCTCTTACACGATAAGGGGTTGTCGACGATGATTGGGTGGCAAAACACAGATGCGAAGGGGAACGCGCTGTCAGGAGAACAGCGACAACAGATGCGTCGCCTCCGACGGTGGGATGAGCGCTTCCGACGGCGCTCATCTGCGGATAGGAATCTTATGTATGCACTCGGTGAGATCAACCGCATGGCTTCCGCGCTTGGTGCGCCGGACAGCACCCGAGAGACAGCAGGCGTCATCTATCGTCGCGCACTTACGGACGGACTCGTTACGGGTCGAGCCGTTGAAAGCGTCGCCACTGCGGCGCTATACGCGGCGAGTCGCATGGACGGTGTCCCGCGCTCTACCGACGAGGTCTCGGCAGTGAGCCGCGTCGAACAAATTCGCGTTGAGCGGGCATATCGACACGTCTCACGTGAACTCGGGTTAGAAATCGCCCCGACAGACCCCCGTTCGTTCATCGGACGGATCGCGTCGGACGTGGAGTGTACGGACGCGACAGAGCGAGAGGCACGACGTCTCGCCGGAATAGCGGTTGAAAACGGCGTTCACAGCGGGAAACATCCGGTAGGCATCGCCGCTGGGGCATTGTACGCGGCCGCTAAGCGATGCGATGAGTCGCTCCGACAGACAGATATCGCTGATGCTACGGACGTGAGCGAGATGACGATACGGAACCGGTATCCTGAGATTTTGGCCGCAACAGATACCGAGGATGAGTAGACACAGTGAATGACAACGCTGCCACCGAACTCAGAGGCGTATCTGGCTAACCCACATACAAGCTTGCTGCTGTATGGCGATTCAGCACAGCCTCTTACCCACAAATATCCGATTCTTTTGTTCGATGCCGGACTGTTCCGCCAAAGAAAATAACTTTTCTTCGACTGACTGAAACCTGTCGACCTCTAGACTAGGTTGACGCTATCGACGAAGTGGGGAATCTGTCAGAGGCAAAACGCGTGGCTCGAAGGGACCATCGAGTCACGCGGGTTTTCGCTCTAAGCCAGTCGATCTGTGACTGATTCGATAATCGCGGTTGTCTTATGAAGTGTACCAGCGGATGTCTGTCGAGAGTCGCGCACACGTACATATACAGTATAGGCCATGAGAGGCGGAGTGGTCCGCGAGACGAAATATATTGATCCACTATTTATGTATATTGACAGACCTATGAACTCGGACTCGTCAGTTACTCGGTTTGATCCGACGACTACTCGGTCAGCACTCGACGCTGTATTCACTGCTGTCTCCGAGTTTAAAAATACAGATGCCAAAAATCTCCGGCGTCTCGACAGATATATCGACGCCGACACAATCAACCTCCTGTTTGGTGGTCCGGATAGTTCAACAACGCGTATTGAAGAGGGGACCCTTTCGTTTCGATACGACGATGTATTCGTGACTGTGACACATGACGGATGGATCGAGGTCGTCGACGCAGACGCGTTCCCCACACGGCCAGCACACCATAGACTGTCAGCCGACGCACGCGCACAGCAATCGACCGAAGCGGCTCTCGAAGCGGCGGCAGCGGCGTTTGCCGAGGCCGAAGAATACGTCTGGACCGCCGCTAGCAACGCTTCGGATACTGAACTCGGCGATCCGCTCTGGGCAGTGGTGGAGCAACTCTGGGCCATTCAGACATCGATTGACGACCTCACCGCGCAGTCGTCTTCGACTGAATCGCTGGCAACACAGACAGATGACCAGTTGTGACGAGATGACCGATGACGCACTGTTCAACCTCGGCATCGATCTCAACCGGGAAGAGACAGTAGGTGGCGCTATTGATCGGACACTGACTGCGGTCCGTACCACACTGGGGGACACAGCGATTACCGTGTGGCGAAGCCGCAACGAGCATGGTAGCAACCTTGAGAATGGCCAATCGCCGGAACAGCCGTCCCCACCGTTGTTCGGTTCCGAACGCCATACGGGTCGGTCGGATCGAATCCCTTCACCAGACGCGTCTCTAATCAAGCGATGTTTCACGGCTGATGCGCCGGTTCGAACTGACGGGGTGGCCGGACCAATCGCACCGGATGATAACCGCTGGCTTCCGCGTCAGGAACTTTTCGTTCCGATCGATTCCGAGCGTGTGCTATCGGTTGGCTGGGATCACCACGATCTCGCGATCGCGTTGGACGAGGCCGCTGTCCGTGATGTTCTCGAGCGAGCAGCAGAGTTACTCGCCGCGGCACTCGACCGTATTAGCTCCCAGACCCGTGACCCGACAGGCGAGATCGCCTCGGACATTCGCCTCGGTGCGTTTCAACAGGCGATCGAGGACGCCGCCGATGGCGTCGCCATCCTTGACGACGAGGCGTACGCCTATATCGACCAGACGCACGTCGATATGTACGGATTCGACAGCAAACAGGAGCTACTCGGTCGAAGTTGGCGGGAGCTATACGCTGCGGATGAAGCGGCACGGATCGAGAAGGAAGCTTTCGACGCGCTCGAACGCGATGGTCACTGGCAGGGGCGAGTAACGGGAAGTCGGCCAGATGGAACGACGTTCCCGGCGGAGCTGTCCCTGACGATGGTCACCCCATCCCGAATGGTCTGTACGGTGCGTGACGTGAGCGATCGTGAAGCACGGGAACATGAACTCGCATTAAAAGAGCGGGCGCTGGACGAAGCAGGGACCAGCATCCAGATTACGGACCCGACCCAACCGGGGAACCCGTTGGTGTACGTCAACGAGGAGTTTGTACAGCTAACCGGATACGAGCGGTCAGAGGCTCTCGGCCGAAACCCGAGATTCCTCCAGGGCCCCGGATTAGATTCGGAGACGACAAAGCGCATCCGTACGGCGATCGAAACCGAGCGACCAATAACGACTAAGCTGAGAAACTACACCGCGGAGGGTGAACCGTACTGGGCGAAGCTCTCCGTGACGCCGGTTCGAGACGCAAACGGAATCGTGACAAACTACATCGGGGTTCAACACGATATCACCGAGCAACGACGGCGGATCAGAGAGCTCAGAGACCAGACTGAGCGGCTGGAGCTCGTCCTCAGCGGGACGGAGACGGGCATCGGTGAGTGGGACTTCAGTACCAACACAGTCACGTTGGACGCCACTTTACGAGAGACGGTCGGAGCGAGCCCGACGACGATAGACGAATGGCAAGCAATAGTTTATCCGGAGGACCACGAACGTGCCGCTGACGCCCTGCGGCGCCCGATCGAGACCGGTGACCCGGCTGCTGAGACGATACGAATCGGGACGGATGACAGCGAAGTCACGTGGATAGATCTACACACCGTTGTGAGTGATGCGGGTGATGGCTCTGCCAGTGTGCTGGCGATGGGGCGAGACGCGACGAAGCGCTCCGAGCGTGTGAAATGGGCGTCGAAACTGTTTGATCAGGGCCCGCTGCTGTTCGTTCAAACTCGGGCCGTTGGCGGCGAAGCAGTCATTGAGGCCTGTGACCGGTCGTTTTCCGACGCGCTGGGGTACGAGCGCGAAGCGGTGGTTGGACAGCCGCTCAGTGAGTTTTACGACGATACCTCGGCCAATTCGCTCCAAACAGACGGCTACGAACGCGCGCTTAGCGGCGATCTCACCGTTGCGGAACGCACGCTCGTGACGACGGACGGCGACACGGTCCCGTGTCTGTTACGGGCGATCCCGCGCACCGTCAGCGACGAAGTCGTAGGTACCGATGTGCTGTTCATCGATATCTCTGAACGCGAGAAGTACACTCGGCGACTGGAGGCAGTGTTTAACAGCCCGCACCAGTTTACCGCGTTAGTCCGCCCCAATAAAATCGTGACTGACGTGAACGATACGCTGGTTACACGCATCGGTGTGGATCGGTCGACTATAGTTGATGAACCAATCGACAAATTCCCGTGGCTGAACCTTGATCCGAACCACAGACTCACGGTTTGTGAGGCGGTCAACCGCGCGGGTGACGGTGAACTCGTCCAGACCGAAGGAGAACTACAGGGTCCAGATGGTCTCGCACGCATCGACGTATCGTTCAAGCCGATTCGTAACGCCGCTGGTGAAATCACGCTGATCGCCGTTGAGGGGAAGGATATCACCGTGAAGACGCGACAGCGACAGCATTTACAGGTGTTCCAGCGGGTCGTCCGACACAACGTCCGCAACGATTTAAACAAGCTCGTGGGATGGACAACGATGCTCGCCGAGGAACCGGACGCTGACTGTCGTCAAGATCATCTCCGCCGACTGACGCGTATATTCGACGGATGGGAACGACTTACGAACAAAATGCAGGTGATCGATCGCGCGATACGGGAGATACCACACGACGAGTCGAGCGTTAACATCGCTGAGGTCACTGAAACGGCCGCAACGGCGGTACGAGATGACCACTCGGACGCAACGATCGCTGTCTCTGTCGACGCGACCGACGAGACAGTCTCACGATGGCTTACACACCCAGTTACCGAGGTGATAAAGAACGCGGTGGCCGCAGGAGACCGAGAAGACCCGTACGTCAACGTATCGGTGAGACAGGTCGACAACGGCTGGCTCCAGATCGTCGTGGCCGACGACGGGCCTGGCATGCCAGATATAGAGCGGGAGGTACTCGTCACCGGCGAAGAGACGCCGTTACAGCACGGTTCTGAGCTCGGGATCTGGCTGATTCGGATGTTAGTCTCGGTACTCGGCGGGGAGATCGATGTCGACGTGACCGACACAGGTACCGAAGTTGTGCTTCGCGTTCCGACGTCGTCAGCAAACCGTAATCTGGGTTTAGCCGTACCCGGGCAGATGTCCTAGGGGGCATACCGTACAAACTGCGAGGCGTGTGGAAGGGTCGGCAAAGCCCCGTCTCACAACGAGGGGCAGCGATCCGAAACCCAGCAACCGAGGCCGGGTTGTGACACGGACTCGTCGGGTAACAGTACCGTATTCACTCCGGGATAGACTCGCCGCCGTCTTCATCGACTATTCCGGAAGGCTGTCGGTCCACTGCTTGGGCCGCCGCTTCACTATCCGAGCACGGCGACGAGCCAACCACCTGCCATGTGGGGGCAACATCTCGCTTCCCACACACTCGCGCCTCAATCTGGCCGTCGTCGGTTCGCATCTCAATAACGTAATCGAAGTGTGCCGACCCAAACCAGCTGGAACCGTCGATGTCCCTCGCTGGTGGCAGGTGGATGAGCCCGCCGACGCCCTGATTTCGCCACTGACCGACCAGTTCGTGGAGGAACCTATCGAGTGCAGTCGAGTCATGATGCGCCAGCAGTTGGGTCAACGTCGCGATCGCGAATGTTCCCGTTCGATCACCTGTCGCGAGCTGCGTCGTCGCACGTTCGGCGGCGACCCCAAGTGAAGTGAGGTCACCGCACCGAACCGGTCCGGCGTCGGTAGTCGCGACGTCAACACCGCCGTCGGTCTCGGCACCAGGGGTAGAATCGATGACGAGAGGGTCCATCGTCGAGAGCCGCGAGCGAACCTCATGGTGTGGGTACTTCGTCGTCAACACCGCGCCCGTCTCGGTCATCGCCGCGTACATGGCGTAAAACAGGTCATCGTACAACTGGGAGCTCGGCGCGGCGAATCCAACAATGTCGTCGTGTTGGACCGCAACATCGGCGATGAAAGCCGGTGCGATCGTCTCTGGAGACGGGTGTAGAACGGCTTCGAAGGCCTCACCGGGATGCCTTTCGGCTGCGAGAAGCCGGTCAACTAGCTTGTTCCCGTAGTCGTCGACGTAGACGGAAGAGTCGACCCATGACGAACGGTCTTCACTCGTCGCAGTCGCGGCGGGTTCAGTGGGCCGGTTCAGATACTCGTACACCATCATCGTCAACTCAGACGGCTGGGCACTCACTCGGTCTCACCCGCTCGCGGCGGTATCGGGTATAGAGGACCCTCCATCGAGATTCGCGGCGCGTCATTCCATCCCGAACTCATGCGTTCTATTCTTTCAGTATCAATACTATTTCTACGCCCGAAGATATGTGGCAGGCAGAATAGATACCAAATATATCCGTGTCTTAGTAGTAGTCCACAACCGTTCGTCACTCGAAGAAGCCGCGGATGATCTTCGACTCCGCGGCGCGCAGATGCTGGTGGAGCGTCGACGAGGACACGTCGAACCGGTCGGCGAGATCGGCACCGTTGATACCACGCGGATCATCATAGTATCCTTCTTGGAGCGCTGTCTCGGCGATCTCCCGCTGTCTTCTCGTCAACTCTGTACTCCCGGCCGACCCGTCGCGTCTACCGGATGACCCGGACAGATGGCGCTTCGAGACGAGCTGACACGAACCGGAGACGGTAGACAACTCCTCGCGGACCCGACCGATCACCCCCGGGTCCCTGGTCCAGAACTCCAACACGTCAGCGTTCGGGCGGGAACGGACACTGCTCAGTTGTGTGTCTGTCCGCATGAGGACGTCGCGAACCGAGCCCAGCGACCGGCCCGGTGTATCTCTCATCCGCACGGCAATCTCGTGGGCGTTGCTACCGATCGAGTCAATACTGTCGAGTTCGATACCCGGCGTCGCCGCGACGTAATCACGAAACGCGGTCTCGGTGTAGCCGTCGACGCGGCCGGTTAGGTGAAAGTTTTCTCTGCCCGTTAGCGCGACGTGTTCGACGACAATCGTCCCGGACGTCGAGAGGCCCGGAAAGAGCGGCGACGGGTCCCGACACTCAAGATCGAAGGCGATCGGTGCGTTCGACGCGTTCGCAGACTCAAGCGTTGACAGTCGCATTCCGGCGGCGTCCGCAACCGCACCAACCGCTTGGCGTTCTGGTTCGGCGAAGCGCTCGGCGTCTGTACTGATGAACTCGGCGACGGCATAGACGGTCCCGTAGTGGCTCACCGGAACCGCGAGCGATTCTCGGTAGCCGAAATGGAGCAGTCGATTAAGCCACTCGCCGTGACTTCCCCCAGTCTCTTGTCCATCGACGACACGCTGTGGTTCGTTTTGTGAGGCAGCGGTAATCGCGGGAAACGCCTGCCCGTCGTTTTCGTACAGCTTCGACGGTCCACCTGCCTCGGACACTTCGACCGGGTCAATTCGCTCTGTGACCGGATCATACGTGCCAACGAACGCGTACTCCGCCACACGATCGCCGAAGCCGACAACCGCCTCACGCACTGCCGCCGATGTCTCCGCAGTCACGATCGCTTCAACTGTGTCAACCATCCCCTCCCACAGGTTCTGGTAGCGGTCCGCTTGCCGCTGGGTCCTGGCGACATCATTTGAGAGCCCCGCTATCGATGTCTCCTGGCGAAGTTGTGTGAGTGCTGCCGAGACCTGCTGGCTCACCGCCCGAATGAACGATTCCAACGTCTCGTCCCGTTTGTCGACGACTACGCTCAACAGACTCGTCTCACCGAGCTGTGTGACGAGTGCCTGCTTCTCGGCTGCGTCGTCCGCCTCGATAACGGCGTCGGCCGGGAGCCAGCACGTGTCGGACTCGGTGAACGCTCGCCAGAGGTCCGTCTCGCCCGGGTGAATTCGCTGTCGGCTACGTGATTCGGTGTTGTCTCCCGCAGTCGCAAGCCGCACCAACTCCCCTTTTGACGTATTGCGGTCGTATATCGCGAGTTCGTCAGCCGTCACCACTTCGGCAACCGCCTCGACGCACGCGTCAAACGCGTCTTCCGGATCCGTTGCTTTGAATACACGGTTGCTCACGGCGTAGAGGTTCGTCAACCGGCGCTGCCGGTCGAGTTCGTCACGCACATCGGTAAGATCGGTGATGTCGTTGGCAACGCCGAGTACCGCGTCCTCATCGCTGTCGGCCGGCTTGAATGGTATTTTCCACGTTTCTAAGATCCGCTCGTTGCCCGCGGCGTCGGTCAGCGTCTCCTCGGTGCGATGGAGCGGCTCGCCGGTCTCAATCACCCGTCTATCGTCGTCGGTGAATGCGTCCACCTCGTCGGGCTCGGCCGTGTAGTCGGCATCAGTCGAACCGATCATGTCCGAGACGGTGGTACCGTACGCGTCAGCGACCGCTTCGTTCGCGAGCAAGAATTCGCCGTCGGTGTTCTTCGCGAATATCAGCTGCGGGACTGTATTCATGACACGTTCGAGCTGATTGTGTTCTGACTCTATGCGGTCGCGCGCAGTACGTAGTTGACGTCGCTGCGCGACGAGTTCGATCGCCGTCTGGAGGTACTGTGTGACGATCAAAATGAGCTCGCGTTCGTCCTCGGCGAGATTGTCCGTTTCCGGCGACCCGACGAGAAACACACCATCGTCGTCGATAGGGACAATAAATTCGGTACCGATTGGCGTCTCCCGGTTGTGAACGCCCACCTCCGCGGCGACATTCGGATAGTATGCCGGCGTCCCAGCATCGAACGCCTCCCACGCAAGCGATTCACCAGGGCGGAATTGCGGTACCTCCTCGACAAGCGACGCTCCGCTACTGGAGACAGACACCGGAACGAGCACGTCGGTCGCGGTCTCCGCAGTTCCAGTCGGATTCGCTGTATCCGTTCCAGCAGGTTCGTGTGCCCAATACCCAGAGACCGGCCGATCAATAATCTCCGTCACTCCCTCGATGGCAGTATCAATCACTTCCTCGTAATTGTCTGCAGTCATCAGCTCTTCGGCAAGCGAACGTGTCTCCTCAAGGCGACGGAGTCGGCGTTCTTGTTCGGTGAGATCGAGATTAACGCAGGTGATTCCCCCGTCGGGAAGCTGTGCGAGGGACACGCGCTGTGTAATCGGCGTGCCGTCCCGTTTGACGCCGACCAACTCTCCGTCCCACGACCCCGTCTCCTCGACGACCGGGAGAACCTCGGTTTCGATTCGCTCGATGACGTCGTCCGCGTATATCTGCCGCCAGGTCCCGCCGAGCAGCTCCTCGGCGTCGTCGTACCCGAACATCGTGACGTGGGCGTCGTTGAGGTACGTGTACTCACCGTCACCGTTTAATAACGCAATACCGGAGGTCGTCAGGTCCATCGCGGCCGCCTGCTGTTCGAGCCGAGCCAAGTCCTCTATGCGTTCGCTGGCGTCTTGGAAGATTCCGAGGACGTACTCGGTGTCCGCGTGTGTAAACGTCGTTGACCTCACGTCGACGGGCACTGTCGACCCGTCGGCGCGCAGAATCGTTACCGGCTCCTCCGCGTCGGCGCGGACGTGTTTCTCCCGCCCGTCTTGGACTGCCTGAAACCCTTCTTGATGGCGCGTCTCAGTCTCTGGAGGGTGAAGTTCGGTCTGGTGCATCCCGATAAGCGAAGAGCGGTTGCGACCGAACAGCTCGGTCGCAGCCTCGTTTACCGCCACGACGGTTCCGGTGGCGGCCTCTGCGGCGAGGATCGGTGCTGGACCTTCTATCGCCAGCCGCGCGAGGAACGCGTCGGCTCCGTAGTCGGGAGACGTGGGTTCCGGACTCATCTTGTTATATAATTCACTATTCTGGACCAATTTGAGAGTATCGCCGTGATTGCCCATAACTGGATTTTACAGCCTAAGAGTGGGTTTCACAGGTAGTAGATTGATATATTCATTATTGACAAATGAATATCTATTAAAATCGTTAATAAATGAGTTGAGAACCAGTACTGACTCTTACTCCGGGTTTTGAACAGCACAACATCTGTTGAATAGAAGGCACACATCAAATATATCCTCCGAGGTTATGGCCGCTCGCGACGCCGAGCGCAACCGCTTTCGGAGCGGCGCCCCACGACAGCGATATGACCGCGCCCGCCGTCGACTGGCGGCTGATCCGCGAGGAGGCCCGCCCCGGCCCGATGCAGATGGCGTTAGACGAGGTCGCCGCCGAGACCGCCGCGGCGGGCGGGCCCGCCACGCTCCGCGCCTACCGCTGGGAGCCGAGCTGTCTCACCCTCGGGCGCCACCAGGAGCCGGAGACGGTCGACTGGGGCTTCTGCGAGCGCGAGGGGATCGACGTGACCCGCCGGCAGACGGGCGGGGGCGGGATCTACCACGACGGCCGCGGGGACGTGGCGTACTCGATCGCGGTCCCCGCGGACGACGTGCCGGGCGAACTGCTCGACTGCTATCACCTGCTGTGCGAGCCCGTCCTCGACGCGTTCGACCGGCTCGGGATCGACGCCGACTACGTCGAGGATCCGCTGCCGGAGCTGTACCATCCGGCGTGTTACCTCCGCGAGCTTCACCCGGCCCACGACGTGGTGGCCGACGACGGCCGCGCCGGTCCGCGCAAGATCGCCGGCAACGCGCAGTACCGCAAGCGCGAGGCGGTGATACAGCACGGGTCGCTGACGTTCTCGGCGGAGGCGGACCGACACCTCGGCGTCTTCGACGACCCACCGGTGACACCCGAAGAGTTCCGGGAGCGCGTGGTCGGGATGGACGAACTGGTCGACGCCGACCGCGCGGACGCGGTCGCGGCCGTCGAGGCGGCGCTGTCCGACTGGGCGGGAGCGGCGCCCGACGCAACCGTGGAGACGGACGGCTCGTGGACGGACGCGGAGCTGGAGCGGGCCGAAGAGCTCGTCGCGGAGAAGTACCGCGACGAGGCGTGGGTCCGAACGCGCCCCGGCGGCGGCGGAGCGTAGCGACCTCGGCGGGCGGGGATTCCCGGTTCCGAAGGGGCTTTTTCGGCCGCCTCCGTGTAGCCGGTATGAGCCTCAAGGTCGGCGCGCACGTCTCCATCGCGGGCGGCGTGGACAACGCCGTGGCGAACCAGGTCGAGGTCGGCGGCAACTGCGGACAGATATTCACCCACTCGCCGCAGGTGTGGCAAGACCCGGACATCGGCGACGACGAGGCCGAGCGGTTCCGCGAGGGGACCGAGCGCGACCTGGAGGGACCGTGGGTGATCCACACCTCCTACCTCGTGAACCTCTGTACGCCGAAGGAGGGGCTCCGGGAGAAGTCGCTCGACTCGATGCAAAAGGAGGTCGACGCGGCCGACAAGCTGGGCATCCCGTACGTCAACGTCCACCTCGGCGCGCACACGGGCGCCGGGGTCGAGGGCGGCCTCGACAACGCCGCGTCGGTGATCGACGACCTCGACGTGCCCGACGGCGTGACGGTCCTGATCGAGAGCGACGCGGGCGCGGGGACGAAGCTCGGCGGCGAGTTCGAGCACCTCGCGGGGATCATCGACCGCACGGAGACCGACATCGACGTCTGCGTCGACACGGCCCACGCGTTCGCGGCGGGCTACGACCTCTCGACGCCCGAGGCGGTCGACGAGACGGTCGCGGAGTTCGACGACGTGGTCGGGTTAGAGCACCTGAAGTACATCCACCTCAACGACTCGAAACACGAGTGCGGCACCAACAAGGACGAACACGCCCACATCGGCGAGGGGCACATCGGCGAGGCGGGGATGGAGCGCATCCTCAACCACCCCGATCTGGTCGACGTGCCGCTGGCCCTGGAGACGCCGACGGAGGACGGGAAGAGCTTCGCGTGGAACATCGATCGGGTCCGCGAACTCCGGCGCGACTGAGCCGCGCGACGCGTCGGCGGCGGCCCGAGCCGACCCGGACGGCTGTCGCCCGTCCGACGCGGTTTTAAGTAACCTCGCGAGTGATCCACGGACATGCCCACCACGAAGGCGTTGCTGTTGGGACGCCGTCGCGACCGCGCGGTCGGACTGGTGGTCGGGTTCGCCGGCGCCGTGGCGCTCGCGCTCGTCGCCGGGTTCCTCGCCGAGTCGGCGGGCGTGACGACGGCGAGCGCCCTGACCGACCGGCTCCTGCCGCTGCTGGTGTTCTACGCGCCCGGACCGCTGGCCGCCGCCGGCGCGTACGCGCGGTGCGGCGGCCCGGCGTGCCTGGCCGTCGGGGTCGTGCCGGCGGCCGTCCTCGGCGGGTTCGTCCTCCTCGGGACGGTGGTCGGCGTCCCCGGGATCAACGGGGGGAACCCGGCGATCGGCGACGTGACGGTGAGCTTCGCCGCGGTCGGGGTGACCAGCGCGTTCGTCGGCTACTGCGCCGGCGTGACCGCCGTCCTCGCCGCCGACCTGCTCGGGGTCGGGTCCGGCGAGGGGGACGGCGAAGGCGGCGACGAGTGAGGTGCCGGCCCCTCGCCGACCGATCTCCGGACGTTTATTTCCGCCCGCCGCGAAGCGAGGGCGTGCGACGCTTCTCCGCCGAGTACCTCGAACACACCCGCCGCGGGATGTGGGACGACGGCCGCGACGCGCTCGCGGACCTGGACCTGGGGAGCCGCGAGCGCGTCCTCGACGTGGGCTGCGGCACGGGGGAGCTGACCCGCGTGCTGGCCGCGGAGGCGGACGCGGCGGGCGACGCGGACGCGACCGTGATCGGCGTTGACGCCGACCGCGACCTCCTCGGGGTCGCCCGCGAGGAGAGCGACGGGCGGATCGGCTACCTGGCCGGGGACGCGACCCGGCTGCCGGTCGCCGACGGCGCGGTCGACCTGGCGGTCTGTCAGGCGCTCCTGATCAACCTCCCGGACCCGACCGCGGCGGTGCGTGAGCTCGCCCGGGTCTCCGGGGACCTCGTCGCCGCGGTCGAGCCGGACAACGCCGACGTGCGGGTGGCCTCGACGGTCGACGCCGAGGAGCGGCTGGAGCGCGAGGCGCGCGAGGCGTACGTCGCGGGCGTGGAGACGGACGTGGCGCTCGGCGACCGGGTGCGCGAGGCGTTCGACGCGGCCGGGATGGTCGACGTGCGGACCCGACGCTACGTCCACGAGAAGCGGACCGAGCCGCCGTACGCCGAGGCCGCGCTCCGGTCGGCGGCGCGGAAGGCCTCCGGCGCGGGCCTGGCCGACCACCGCGAGGAGCTGGTCGCCGCGACATCGGAGGCGGCCTACGACGACCTCCGGGGGCGCTGGCGCGAGATGGGCCGCGAGGTCGTCGACGCCATCGGCGCCGAGGAGTACGAGCGCGTCGAGTACGTCCCCTTCGACGTGACCGTGGGGCGCGTGCCGGACGGCGGCTGACCCCCGTTTCCCCGGGAGCCGGTTCAGACCATGTCGCCGCGCACGGACGCCCCCTCCTGTTCGGCGCGCTGCCGTTTGAGCACGTCCGCGGCCGCGTTCGCGGCGTCCTCGTCGGCGCCGAGCATCCCGAGCGCGGCGGGCAGCGTCGGCATCGCCAGCGAGGCCTCGCGGAGGCGGTCGAACGCCTCGTCGTCGCGCTCCCCGTCGACCCACAGGCAGACCCCGCGGGGGTCGAGCACCTCCTCGTAGGCGTCGCGGGCGAGCGCGCCCTTCAGCCGCTGGCGGACGTTGTCCTCGAAGCCCGCGTTACACACTTCGAGGTGGATCGGCTCGTCGTCCTCCACGAGTTCGGCCGCGAGACACTTCTCGGGCGCCGCGTAGCCGTTGTCGCTCGTCCGGACGCGGTCGGGGTTCGCCTCGGCCCAGTCGGCGTCGACCGTGGTGCCGACGCCCTTCACGCCGTACTCGCTCTCGAAGGCGGCGGCCGCGTCGCCGTCGCCGCCCATGATCACGTCCTTCGTGAGGTAGACGTCGAGCCGGTCGACCGGGTCGAGCCCGAGCGCCACGTCGCCGAACGCCCACACCTCGCGGACGGGCACCGGCATCG includes the following:
- a CDS encoding transcription initiation factor IIB, which encodes MYALGEINRMASALGAPDSTRETAGVIYRRALTDGLVTGRAVESVATAALYAASRMDGVPRSTDEVSAVSRVEQIRVERAYRHVSRELGLEIAPTDPRSFIGRIASDVECTDATEREARRLAGIAVENGVHSGKHPVGIAAGALYAAAKRCDESLRQTDIADATDVSEMTIRNRYPEILAATDTEDE
- a CDS encoding HalOD1 output domain-containing protein translates to MNSDSSVTRFDPTTTRSALDAVFTAVSEFKNTDAKNLRRLDRYIDADTINLLFGGPDSSTTRIEEGTLSFRYDDVFVTVTHDGWIEVVDADAFPTRPAHHRLSADARAQQSTEAALEAAAAAFAEAEEYVWTAASNASDTELGDPLWAVVEQLWAIQTSIDDLTAQSSSTESLATQTDDQL
- a CDS encoding sensor histidine kinase; this translates as MLSVGWDHHDLAIALDEAAVRDVLERAAELLAAALDRISSQTRDPTGEIASDIRLGAFQQAIEDAADGVAILDDEAYAYIDQTHVDMYGFDSKQELLGRSWRELYAADEAARIEKEAFDALERDGHWQGRVTGSRPDGTTFPAELSLTMVTPSRMVCTVRDVSDREAREHELALKERALDEAGTSIQITDPTQPGNPLVYVNEEFVQLTGYERSEALGRNPRFLQGPGLDSETTKRIRTAIETERPITTKLRNYTAEGEPYWAKLSVTPVRDANGIVTNYIGVQHDITEQRRRIRELRDQTERLELVLSGTETGIGEWDFSTNTVTLDATLRETVGASPTTIDEWQAIVYPEDHERAADALRRPIETGDPAAETIRIGTDDSEVTWIDLHTVVSDAGDGSASVLAMGRDATKRSERVKWASKLFDQGPLLFVQTRAVGGEAVIEACDRSFSDALGYEREAVVGQPLSEFYDDTSANSLQTDGYERALSGDLTVAERTLVTTDGDTVPCLLRAIPRTVSDEVVGTDVLFIDISEREKYTRRLEAVFNSPHQFTALVRPNKIVTDVNDTLVTRIGVDRSTIVDEPIDKFPWLNLDPNHRLTVCEAVNRAGDGELVQTEGELQGPDGLARIDVSFKPIRNAAGEITLIAVEGKDITVKTRQRQHLQVFQRVVRHNVRNDLNKLVGWTTMLAEEPDADCRQDHLRRLTRIFDGWERLTNKMQVIDRAIREIPHDESSVNIAEVTETAATAVRDDHSDATIAVSVDATDETVSRWLTHPVTEVIKNAVAAGDREDPYVNVSVRQVDNGWLQIVVADDGPGMPDIEREVLVTGEETPLQHGSELGIWLIRMLVSVLGGEIDVDVTDTGTEVVLRVPTSSANRNLGLAVPGQMS
- a CDS encoding DUF7504 family protein; its protein translation is MMVYEYLNRPTEPAATATSEDRSSWVDSSVYVDDYGNKLVDRLLAAERHPGEAFEAVLHPSPETIAPAFIADVAVQHDDIVGFAAPSSQLYDDLFYAMYAAMTETGAVLTTKYPHHEVRSRLSTMDPLVIDSTPGAETDGGVDVATTDAGPVRCGDLTSLGVAAERATTQLATGDRTGTFAIATLTQLLAHHDSTALDRFLHELVGQWRNQGVGGLIHLPPARDIDGSSWFGSAHFDYVIEMRTDDGQIEARVCGKRDVAPTWQVVGSSPCSDSEAAAQAVDRQPSGIVDEDGGESIPE